From Micromonospora rifamycinica, a single genomic window includes:
- a CDS encoding cellulose binding domain-containing protein, whose translation MLRTFGVVLATATLTLAGWAGTLTGAQAQPVLSATPTPVPTPTYACPPALPVSGQFVSASATSITVRYSMIMTPPCGYNPPMTLVLFASREDATAWLNPVASAVSGPERQGDITVTGLTPDSEYWYRFSAGEKHDPYIINGPVRTLPAGSASCRATITIDNRWTGGYAATVTVRNTAEETLNGWQVTWRWLGDERISALWNGVLVISGSDVTVRNASWNGTLAPGGSTTFGMLVWTNSPGALTLNCGR comes from the coding sequence ATGCTCCGCACGTTCGGCGTGGTGCTGGCGACCGCGACCCTGACCCTGGCCGGCTGGGCCGGCACCCTCACCGGTGCCCAGGCGCAGCCGGTGCTGTCGGCAACACCCACACCCGTGCCCACCCCCACCTACGCGTGCCCCCCGGCGCTGCCGGTCTCCGGTCAGTTCGTGTCGGCCAGCGCCACCAGCATCACCGTCCGGTACTCGATGATCATGACCCCGCCGTGCGGCTACAACCCGCCGATGACCCTGGTCCTCTTCGCCAGCCGGGAGGACGCGACGGCATGGCTGAACCCGGTGGCCTCGGCGGTGTCCGGCCCGGAACGGCAGGGGGACATCACGGTCACCGGGCTGACCCCGGACAGCGAGTACTGGTACCGGTTCAGCGCCGGGGAGAAGCACGACCCGTACATCATCAACGGTCCGGTCCGGACGCTGCCGGCCGGGTCGGCGTCGTGCCGGGCGACGATCACCATCGACAACCGCTGGACCGGCGGGTACGCCGCCACGGTCACCGTGCGCAACACCGCCGAGGAGACGCTCAACGGCTGGCAGGTCACCTGGCGGTGGCTGGGCGACGAGCGCATCTCGGCCCTCTGGAACGGCGTGCTCGTCATCTCCGGTTCCGACGTCACGGTGCGCAACGCCTCGTGGAACGGGACGCTGGCCCCGGGTGGCAGCACGACGTTCGGCATGCTCGTCTGGACCAACTCGCCGGGTGCGCTGACGCTGAACTGCGGCCGGTGA
- a CDS encoding glycoside hydrolase family 53 protein, with protein MTSHRARLRAWAVAFLAAVALPAALLGPPAPASAANTLTMLGADVSSVQRSLDLGARYYDAGGTARDPLDILKGLGVNYVRLRVWNNPASGWNNKEKVLAYARTVKAKGLKLMIDFHYSDTWADPGKQYKPAAWANHGIGQLQTDVYNYTYDVCTSLRNQGTTPDSVQIGNEINVGMLWNDGKVVNNDFTNLSLLLKAGYQATKQCNGGTQVIIHTANADSMDHARWFYDGIRAKGVQWDLTALSYYCMWHGSLANLYNVITDVRSRYGKPVVLTETAYPFTAANADNEANAINGGEPCAGHQASWTGQATEFSWVQDTARNAGAIGVFYWEPTWYAVPGNGWDPANINGTGNQWDNMAIFNWTGQVNPNIRWRP; from the coding sequence ATGACTTCGCACCGTGCCCGCCTGCGGGCCTGGGCCGTCGCGTTCCTCGCGGCGGTCGCCCTGCCCGCCGCCCTGCTCGGCCCACCGGCACCGGCCTCGGCCGCGAACACCCTGACCATGCTCGGCGCGGACGTCTCCTCCGTGCAGCGCAGCCTGGACCTCGGCGCGCGGTACTACGACGCCGGCGGCACCGCCCGGGATCCGCTCGACATCCTCAAGGGCCTCGGCGTCAACTACGTCCGGCTCCGGGTCTGGAACAACCCGGCCAGCGGGTGGAACAACAAGGAGAAGGTGCTGGCGTACGCCAGGACGGTGAAGGCCAAGGGCCTCAAGTTGATGATCGACTTCCACTACTCCGACACCTGGGCCGACCCGGGCAAGCAGTACAAGCCGGCGGCCTGGGCCAACCACGGCATCGGCCAGCTGCAGACCGACGTCTACAACTACACCTACGACGTCTGCACCAGCCTGCGCAACCAGGGCACCACGCCGGACAGCGTGCAGATCGGCAACGAGATCAACGTCGGCATGCTCTGGAACGACGGCAAGGTCGTCAACAACGACTTCACCAACCTCAGCCTGCTGCTCAAGGCCGGCTACCAGGCGACGAAGCAGTGCAACGGCGGCACCCAGGTGATCATCCACACCGCGAACGCGGACAGCATGGACCACGCCCGCTGGTTCTACGACGGCATCCGGGCCAAGGGCGTGCAGTGGGACCTGACCGCGCTGTCGTACTACTGCATGTGGCACGGCTCGCTGGCCAACCTCTACAACGTCATCACCGACGTCCGTTCCCGGTACGGCAAGCCGGTGGTGCTCACCGAGACGGCGTACCCGTTCACCGCCGCGAACGCCGACAACGAGGCGAACGCGATCAACGGCGGCGAGCCCTGCGCCGGTCACCAGGCGAGCTGGACCGGCCAGGCCACCGAGTTCTCCTGGGTCCAGGACACCGCCCGCAACGCCGGTGCGATCGGGGTCTTCTACTGGGAGCCGACCTGGTACGCGGTGCCCGGCAACGGCTGGGATCCGGCGAACATCAACGGCACCGGCAACCAGTGGGACAACATGGCCATCTTCAACTGGACCGGTCAGGTGAACCCGAACATCCGCTGGCGGCCGTAG
- a CDS encoding M4 family metallopeptidase, with amino-acid sequence MRSALALAGVTVLVGSGLVVSTTSASAAPPTNPAPALVAAADAALKEHTRAVRASAKDRYAVHSSRRDAQGRGAVRYTRTYDGLRVYGGDFVIRTEADGDYAGSSVGLAAPLTLATTAKVSAAEARKAATAAFSGRVTGTGAAELFVDASSGTGRLAWETVVTGWAPDGQTPSRLHVISDALTGARIGAYDEIESVVGTGNSIYAGPVSIDTTQSGATYSLIDPTRGNGRTCDMNNGTSTCTTFTDADNVWGTGAASNRQSAAVDAHFGAATTFDYFTEVHGRNGIFGNGTGVPSRVHYGNAYVNAFWDGAQMTYGDGAGNAKPLVALDVAGHEMSHGVTENVVPGGLTYSGESGGLNEATSDIFGNMVEFYADTPVDPGDYEVGEKIDIRGTGAPLRYMYNPTLDGSSHGCWSTSTNSLDVHYSSGVANHFFFNLAEGSGVTPYGTSPLCGSAPPVTGIGREKAEKIWFRALDAYFVSNTRYVNTAQPTNTARLHTLSAATDLYGLCSTEYKAVMAAWTAVNVTGTESCAANDFSVAVAPATLTLDPGTSGTATVSTTVIRGTAETVTFSTGPLPTGVSVSFSPSSVTAGGSTTITVTAAATAGSGTVPITVVGTAPSVARTATLNVTVNGLPGCSGSNGTDVPIADNSTVESTIVISGCAATPSTASKVEVHIVHTYIGDLVVSLIAPDGSVYTLQNRSGGSADNIDQTYTVNLSSETANGSWRLRVQDAASLDTGYLNSWSLNL; translated from the coding sequence TTGAGATCAGCCCTAGCGCTGGCCGGCGTCACCGTGCTGGTCGGCAGCGGGCTCGTGGTCAGCACCACGAGCGCGTCCGCCGCCCCGCCCACCAACCCCGCACCGGCGTTGGTCGCCGCCGCCGACGCCGCCCTGAAGGAGCACACCCGGGCCGTCAGGGCCTCGGCGAAGGACCGCTACGCCGTGCACAGCAGCAGGCGGGACGCCCAGGGCCGCGGCGCGGTCCGCTACACCCGCACGTACGACGGGCTCCGCGTCTACGGCGGGGACTTCGTCATCCGCACCGAGGCCGACGGCGACTACGCCGGCAGCTCGGTCGGCCTGGCCGCTCCGCTGACCCTCGCCACCACTGCCAAGGTCAGCGCCGCCGAGGCCCGTAAGGCGGCGACCGCCGCGTTCTCCGGCCGGGTCACCGGCACCGGCGCGGCGGAGCTGTTCGTCGACGCCAGCAGCGGCACCGGGCGGCTCGCCTGGGAGACCGTGGTCACCGGGTGGGCACCGGACGGGCAGACCCCCTCCCGGCTGCACGTGATCAGCGACGCCCTGACCGGCGCGCGGATCGGCGCGTACGACGAGATCGAGTCCGTCGTCGGCACCGGCAACAGCATCTACGCCGGCCCGGTCTCGATCGACACCACCCAGTCCGGGGCGACCTACAGCCTGATCGACCCGACCCGGGGCAACGGCCGCACCTGCGACATGAACAACGGCACCTCGACCTGCACCACCTTCACCGACGCCGACAACGTGTGGGGCACCGGTGCGGCGTCGAACCGGCAGTCCGCCGCGGTCGACGCGCACTTCGGCGCGGCCACCACCTTCGACTACTTCACCGAGGTGCACGGCCGCAACGGCATCTTCGGCAACGGGACCGGCGTGCCGAGCCGGGTGCACTACGGCAACGCCTACGTCAACGCCTTCTGGGACGGCGCGCAGATGACCTACGGCGACGGCGCGGGCAACGCCAAGCCGCTGGTCGCCCTCGACGTGGCCGGGCACGAGATGTCCCATGGCGTCACCGAGAACGTGGTCCCCGGCGGCCTGACCTACTCCGGCGAGTCCGGCGGCCTGAACGAGGCCACCAGCGACATCTTCGGCAACATGGTGGAGTTCTACGCGGACACCCCGGTCGACCCCGGCGACTACGAGGTCGGCGAGAAGATCGACATCCGGGGCACCGGCGCGCCGCTGCGGTACATGTACAACCCGACGCTGGACGGCTCGTCGCACGGCTGCTGGTCGACCAGCACCAACAGCCTCGACGTGCACTACTCGTCGGGCGTGGCCAACCACTTCTTCTTCAACCTGGCCGAGGGCTCCGGCGTGACCCCGTACGGCACCTCGCCGCTGTGCGGGTCGGCCCCGCCGGTGACCGGGATCGGCCGGGAGAAGGCGGAGAAGATCTGGTTCCGGGCGCTGGACGCGTACTTCGTCTCGAACACCCGTTACGTGAACACCGCCCAGCCGACCAACACCGCGCGGCTGCACACCCTGTCGGCCGCCACCGACCTGTACGGCCTGTGCAGCACGGAGTACAAGGCCGTGATGGCCGCCTGGACCGCGGTGAACGTGACCGGCACCGAGTCGTGCGCCGCCAACGACTTCTCCGTCGCGGTCGCCCCGGCGACGCTGACCCTCGACCCGGGCACCTCGGGCACCGCCACGGTCTCCACCACGGTGATCCGGGGCACCGCCGAGACGGTGACCTTCTCGACCGGCCCGCTGCCGACCGGGGTGAGCGTGTCGTTCAGCCCGTCCTCGGTCACCGCCGGCGGGTCGACCACCATCACGGTCACCGCCGCCGCGACCGCCGGCAGTGGCACGGTGCCGATCACCGTGGTGGGCACCGCCCCCTCGGTGGCCCGGACCGCCACGCTGAACGTGACGGTGAACGGGCTGCCGGGCTGCTCCGGCAGCAACGGCACCGACGTGCCGATCGCCGACAACTCGACGGTGGAGAGCACCATCGTGATCAGCGGTTGCGCGGCGACCCCGTCGACCGCGAGCAAGGTCGAGGTGCACATCGTGCACACCTACATCGGTGACCTGGTGGTCAGCCTGATCGCCCCGGACGGCAGCGTGTACACGCTGCAGAACCGCTCCGGGGGCAGCGCCGACAACATCGACCAGACGTACACCGTGAACCTCTCCTCGGAGACGGCGAACGGGAGCTGGCGGCTGCGGGTCCAGGACGCGGCGAGCCTGGACACCGGTTACCTCAACAGTTGGAGCCTGAACCTCTGA